From the Perca fluviatilis chromosome 11, GENO_Pfluv_1.0, whole genome shotgun sequence genome, the window aacGTTACAAagggcgatacactggtaagagcatgTATCCAGTtattttaaatagctcacgttactggaCTATGTTAACAgttatttcatttaatattgtatgtggcattttcttttatcgGGGTGcgaatgttccaccaaaacgagTTCCTTCCTAGGCCGTTTTGCATAGTTACTGTTGCTGCAACCGGAGCTTAGTGGCGCCCAATAGGATTGTCttcagtttaaagaaatgcaaacaacccagagtttttttctcctatcctgcaatgtatgtgtggaggggCCAGACCTCACtcggcagcgctgtggagtaaggtctggcaatgcgagactgggGACTATTAGGGTTTTTCATACACGTGCCGGTTTGGGTTGACTTGGTTTGGCTCGGCACGTCAGCCCAACCCAGCACCCAATATTTTTGTCCTATTATGGCCACGCCAAgtcccgcccttcaatagcattcacacactactattggccaggcgtccatgcttacatgtacacaTCCTATCCcgtgaccaatcggctatcctaacttTAACCACTCGAGATCAATGCCTAGCCCCAACCAATCGAGtcgctattgaagggcgggtcttggcgtggccgtAGTAGGAAAAAGAATATTGCACCCAGCACGGCAGGGATTTGCATTTTCATAACAGGGCTACCTGCTTAAGTGGATTTTCAGGGTTACGGCTCTATGGTAGCTCTGTGTATTTTGGCCAATTTCCTATTTTtaaacagtatttaaaaaataaaaaaataaagaattctCATGTCACAAAAACCACAGAGTGCATCTTGTTTTTGGGATGTCTGTCTGTGATGTGTAGGTGTTTTTGTTCCAGTGATTTGACACCTGCTTGCTGCCTTGCTCTTATCCTCAGATCTCTGAAGCTCTCTATGGCCTGGCAAAAAAGCTGAGGACCGCTGGTAGAAAATAAccttatatttttgttttcgTAAAATGTACCTGAATTCACGAATATGTGGGATAATACGACAGACATTCCTGTCCTCAGGTCGCAATGTCTGCTGTTGCTATTTAAAAGCCGGCGAGCCTGGGTGGTCATGTATTATTTCCTATTAATTCTTCATAAAAAAAACGCTATTCTAATATTATGACAATATAGGAATGTGCAGAACATGTATAGGAAAGGTCAGGGCAGGAGGGAAACGGCATATACAATGACagaataattcttttttttttctcaattgctgGCTATGGTGGTTCTAGAGTTAATTACATGTTAGTCTACATCGACGACGTTCCACctccaggattgttcaggtgccgccggatattcggccggatgtccctcctattcggccggatgtccgtcaccttccgcttcctctgtgttggcgttctaaactccggtggatttgtgaggactatggttacctggtcctcagatctctgcagggtaaatccagacagctagctagactatctgtccaatcggagttttctgttgcaggactaaaactacttttgaacgtacacacgttccaccaaaacaagttccttccagaggctattttgcagaggaacCGTCATTGTGCCCAAGACGTTGTGATTTGGGTTGggcattgttttgattttaacaattctgattccaactctgattcttccttttgattccggttcttatagATTCCCGATTCCAactctttgaggggtggagtcgaaacgggtcacatgcttatttcacagatgagaggatatttttatttttgattcaatggtgatttacagttttaccgggctttttccaacataaaataaatccacacattagagcgccgcttactgtgctctatggctgcaacacaaTAAGCGTAAATCAAAACTTACGCGTGTTAAATTTGAAACCGACGATCAGATTCCAAACAATTctaataaagaaacgattccattggaatcataattttttttttaaacgattccaagttgaaagcggttctcgatgcccaatcctaattgtgattggtttaaagaaatgccaataaaccagaggacgtgtttctcccatcccggaatgctgtgtggactagccagaccctcctctacagtgctgtggaggaaggtctggcaatgcgagactaattaCATGTAGAAAACATCCGAGACAGAGCTCTGAAAACGACTTACATAGTAGTCAGAGACAAGCTCCTGCACACTCTCCCCCAGGTACTCGACGAGGCATCTCAGAGTCACGTCCCTCTTCTTCACCACTGAGGCACATGGGTCCTACAGTGAATCATTGGATCTTAAATCAAAACTCAATCTACGCCTCTGTTGTCCACATCACTTCTTCAATAAAAGCTTGTTCCACGCTCTTAGCTCTTATATTTCATGAGACAGCTATGAGCTGAGAATGACATGCACCATGCAACAGTCAACTTGACGAAGAacatcttttaaaaaataaataaaataaaaactaaatctaGGTTCACACTATTGCTCCGGATGAGTTCATTATTTGATGTTAACTTTTGACTTGGTGGACCTCACCTGTATCAGTTCAGCAAACAAACTCTTCATGCGCTGTCCAACGGCTCCTCCCTTGGAGCTGAATAATTCCAGGAGCTTTGGCGTGTACCTGTCCAGCTGCGAGAAAAATGTCGACTCCAGGGGAATAGTGTTGCACCTTCGGAACTCTTCGTTAATCTGAAAGACAGGATTTTGTCAACTACTTATACAGGAGACACACAGAAGGTGTATAAAAAGCCCAGAACTCCGCTGAGAGACGCCTCGGAAGTGCTGAAGGACGCCATCCAGCCCACTTTGAATTCCGccgactagggctgggcaatatatcaatattatatcgacatcgatatatgaggctagatatcgtcttacattttggatatcgtaatatcgtgatatgacacacgtgttgtcttttcctggttttaagggctacattacagtgaagtgatgtaattttctggaTTTACCAGACTTACTTACGGTTTTATAATTTgccattgtatccacattattggtgattattaatcaaaactctcattgtgtaaatatttgtgaAAGCACAAATAGTGAACCCTTCAATATCGccatcgatgtatttggtcaaaaatatcgtgatatttgattttctccatttcGCCCAGCTCTACCGCTGACTCTGAATGTTGTTACCGTGTTCCCATCACCACAGCCAACGTTCTTTAGTGGTGATGGCCCAGTGGATAAGACACGTGCCTTTGGcatgggagacctgggtttgattccaactgcgatacatcaaccaatgtgtccctaaGCAAGACACTACTAACCTCTAGTtactccagaggcgtgcgacctctgacatatatagcaattgtcagtcgctttggataagagcgtcagctaaatgacatgtaatgtaaaataaagtgtaatccttaaattaaattattgcTTTCACTTTTTCGAGCACTGGCCCAATAAAGTAACTGGCTGATTGTTTTTACTGGCCTGACATAACTTTTTACGGACAGGTaatgcctaccatacactagaatactttaaacaaactttGGAAAGTACTAcggtctgacaccatctcacatctaaagaccaTCATCTCACATCGAAAGTTAAAAGACTCAAAATATGTAGAGACATTGTCTAGTCTCAcactgccagaccttcctccacagcgctgtggaggagggtctggctagtccacacagcataccgggatgggagaaaaatgtgctctggtttattgccatttctttaaaccaatcacaatcgtcatgagCTGCGCTAaagccggacagagccacggtgcctctgcaaaataaccccgggaaggaacttgttttggtggaacacgtgtacgttcaaaagttgttttagtcgtgcaacagaaaactcagattggacagatagtctagctagctgtctggatttaccttgcagagatctgaggagcagttaaccatcctcagaaatccaccgcagtttagaattacaacacaaagaaagcggaaggaaacggctATCCGgctaaatgagggacatccggcggaatttccggcggcccttcaacaatcccggaagtggaacatcagggatatagactacacattgtaagactacaactagatttgttttgaaaaatgtaaccaagctagctagctaccgctagctggtaacttaagggaaagtttgcagattttctgttctgtcAGCATAGCTAAGCTGTAGCcctttgctgcttcctgtatggtgctggagggagcacacccattggttgttgacaatgttcacatggtttaacttcactaccaagatTTAAAACTTATGATAATTACgcaaaattgcaaaaaaaatatcaagTACTACATGTTGCTTAAACTAATGTTGGGATAATCTTTGATACATTTAGGGGTAATTTCAAAGACATTTCAAATATGTTACTTGCTAATTATCACCTACTTACCATGAAATTTGCAGACCTTTTTAAGTGTTACCGgatatttgtatttaaaaactGTAGTGCTTTCTGATggtaactgttttttttgtgttgttgtgtatttCCCCATtataatcaataaaataaaaaataataatagtaatattttTTCCAACTTAaagcaaacattttaaaagcatTAGGGTTTGATACTCAGTCCTAATGAAGAGCCAGTTTGGGCTTGAGGTTATAAGTTGTacttaataaatataatttagaaaTTTAACAGTAGAGCGTTACTCGAGATAGAGATACTGTTTGGACTCAGCATTGGACAAAGTAGATGTGAGCATTTTTCCCATTTCATAATTCCTTCCCAAGCCCTTCTAGGCCTCTCCAGTTGAGAGCCACTGCACCACTGCATTTCCTGGTGTGTCATGAGGATCATCCAATCAAGTTTCTTTACCTGTAACGGATCAAAAAGGGCAGGCCATCTCTCTTTGAATTCTGCCACCTGCATGGACTGGCCGACCACTTCCCGTCTTCTACAGCTGTACGTTCGGGACATCATGTCATTTATCATCTGACCATTGCCCTTTGCAGCAATAAGCTCAAGTCTCATATTCTCCAGGCTGTCCTCCGTTTCACCGGCTGGATGTGGGGGGAGGTAGTTTACCTCCGATTTCCTCGGTTTCTTGATATTTTTGGCAGGTTTCCTGTCGCCGTCCTGCTTGTGTTTTAGTGTATTTATTAGCAGTTCGGGGTTTCCGTGTGCTTTAAGTTTGTTCCGATAGTTTCCACATTTGTATTTTAGGCTTTGCTGCCAGCCATAACATCCGTTATGAGAGCCGGGCTCTCTCAAGCACGGATGCTTCTCTATTAGTGACTGTGCAACTGCAGCCCTCTGTGGATCATTGGGATAAGCCGTGTAGGAAAACATGGCCTCCGCCAGGCGCTCCAGAATGTCCGATTTGACACATGGCGACGTCAGCAGGGTTCCATCTTTTAGAAACTTCTCATTGCCTTGCCTCAGAGCCATCTCGGTGTTGTAGGAGAAGGACGGGATGGGAAAGATGGCGGGCCACAGGCTCTGCCTCTCAGTGCCCGGGGGACTGGGGATCACAGTGTCTTGTGAATCCACAGAGAGCGGGACATCCGCAGACGACACGTCAGAGGTGTCGGGGTTGCGTTCCTGAGGGAGCGTGGTGATTGCTATGCCTGGTGGCACATGCACAACTTTGAGTGTGTCTTTATCTTTCAGGTCTGTTGTAGTGGTTAGTGTGAAGAAGTCATCAAAGTCAGCATCCTTGTACTGAAGTCCTATGTCTGTGGTGATGGAAAAAGCCTGTTTCAACACTTTAATTAAGTCCTCCACAGATGAGGGGATGccattttgaaatgttatcTTCCTGATATCATGATCGATGATGACTCGAAATCTCGCTGCATGTTGCATATctgcaagtaaaaaaaaaaaaaacaaacaggaacaTTGATAGGGTTAAATGTTTTCCGGTGTTTTTCAAAATTGCTTCCCAATAATAACTCGGTTTTCCGAGCATCTCCTTTAATGCAAATCGAAAGATCATGTGGGATACAAGCAGGTTTTTATTGATGTGACTAAGCCCTGCACCTTCgtttcttcttcttattctgatttataatTGGCGGTTGGCAACCATCTTAAGGTGCATTACCGTCAACTAACCGGACTGGTTTGCGGAACAGTAGGTTAgcaggaaaataaaataaaactaaaccaaaaaactaaacaaataaaaataggaCAGACTATACTAAATTCTCTCTAACAGCCCGGTTTCCTTTAAATATTAAATCTTGTGAACATGCATTCCCCATGCTGCATCTCCAAGTACATTTTCTACTGTAAAGCTTATTTTAGCTTCTTCCTTTCCCATTCATAGCCCCTACACTCCAGCAGCACATGCTGCACCGACTCCTGCTGATCACATCGTATACACCTACCATTTGGGTGTTTATCTATTATTTGGAGTGTCTTCTTTAGTCCAGTATGTCCTATCCCAAAACGAGTAAAGTTTATCTCTTCCTTTCTATTTCTATGTCTTCTTCCTGACCTAATATGTTTTTGAATGTTAGAGAGATGTCTTCCTGTATCCTTTATAGGGCTGCAGgatgtgaggaaaatatctaattgcgattatttttgactgatattacgattgcgatatgatccacgatattggagggaattttatttttgtgtcattCTTATTTTCctagaaaaatattaaaattaaatttttttttaaatgattataaTGTGATTTCTTTCAAGGATCTGTACGGAACAAATATCTTTTTCCATAGTCCGTAGGATACAATTTGTAGGCTGGACACCACAATTCTTAATTCAGAAGCGTTTGACATATGTTATGCCTTTAACAAACATTGCCCCCCCttcgatttggatattgcagtagtccattttgcgatttcgataaaattgcgattaattgtgcagtcCTAATCATTTATGTCCCAGTATTCTTGCCATTTGGTTTTTAATAATTGCTTTGCCCTCAGCTTTACTGAGTGGGATTTTCATGTCCCCACAATCTGTGATTTGAGTTCCCATCCGTTTTTATTTTCCGCTTTTACTTTGAAGGCTGTAAAAATCCTCAACTTCCGAACTTAATTTGGTTTGTATTGACGCAGCCGCGGGAAGCGAAATGACCTTTTCTCAAACACGGCAGAGCCACTGTTCAGTCACCTATAGTTAAGTTAAATGTAGCACCTTGGAAATAGCATAGACCAGACCTGTTACTATAATAACAAGTAAGAGTCAACATAATGTAGAAAAACTTCTTCAAACCTGCTTTGCTGATCAGGAACTCAGACCTCTCGTCTTCCAGCATCTTGCGTTGGCGGTTAATCTCTTCCTCATAGTTGGATATTGTCGTTTCCAGCAGCGCGGATATCTCGTCAACAGCCACAGCGAGCCGCTGATTGATAAAAGTTTTCAGCGACTgaagtgtaacgttagacaTTTGTTCAGAGGAAAAGTGGCATGCCTTGGAAAAAAACGTGGTAAAgatcttcttctttagttttattGGCAGGCTACAAAGCAACGTTTAAGGTGCATGCCGCCACCTACTGGACTGGAGTGTAATATATGTCTTTACTCTAAACCAGCtggttctcaaagtggggtccgGGGAGCGATATAGAGCTCAACAAAGTTtttccggaagtaaaaatacaatgcaatttctccattgacaatttggagtataagccataaaatgataaccgtcgatggtagacttaaaaccagcatgCCGACGTGACTAAGCGATTCTATATAATCATATAGATGCCAAAAatcatggggcaccaaccttgttttgagataaacgtcttttatttgcgatgtcttggataagtacttcattacccacaatcctgaacaatcccacaatctgattggtggaactcgtGCTGGTGAGGAGGGGGAGCTGCCTGCACGAACCGTCACGAGGATTTCCGACACTGCACgaatcacgatc encodes:
- the LOC120569115 gene encoding uncharacterized protein LOC120569115 — protein: MSNVTLQSLKTFINQRLAVAVDEISALLETTISNYEEEINRQRKMLEDERSEFLISKADMQHAARFRVIIDHDIRKITFQNGIPSSVEDLIKVLKQAFSITTDIGLQYKDADFDDFFTLTTTTDLKDKDTLKVVHVPPGIAITTLPQERNPDTSDVSSADVPLSVDSQDTVIPSPPGTERQSLWPAIFPIPSFSYNTEMALRQGNEKFLKDGTLLTSPCVKSDILERLAEAMFSYTAYPNDPQRAAVAQSLIEKHPCLREPGSHNGCYGWQQSLKYKCGNYRNKLKAHGNPELLINTLKHKQDGDRKPAKNIKKPRKSEVNYLPPHPAGETEDSLENMRLELIAAKGNGQMINDMMSRTYSCRRREVVGQSMQVAEFKERWPALFDPLQINEEFRRCNTIPLESTFFSQLDRYTPKLLELFSSKGGAVGQRMKSLFAELIQDPCASVVKKRDVTLRCLVEYLGESVQELVSDYYRTAEDEVHQELRAQSMRIYVCHKPDAVGIIIDGTPVLTGVGNVSRACCLLLGLTYALNLDYPPKLARTFEVFQRLFVGLDMLQPKPTSKYISLKNKLLA